One window of Candidatus Nitrospira kreftii genomic DNA carries:
- a CDS encoding Acetate--CoA ligase, which produces MWWTTIIKSRRDWETVPHLHNYESIRSCFSWDRAGQELDGLPHSQGLNIAYEAVDRHTDGAHASHLAIRWLGKNGTVENYSYSRLSELTNRFANVLQGLGVDRGDRVFVLAGRLPELYIAALGTFKNRSVFCPLFSAFGPEPIRARLSIGQAKVLVTTNTLYQRKVAAIRAAIPSLEHVLLIGEDRQPTAIGSTHDLGVLMQQASPSFAIQPTDPEDMALLHFTSGTTGTPKGAIHVHQAVVAHHMTGKYALDFHKNDVFWCTADPGWVTGTSYGIIAPLTNGITSIVDEADFDAERWYRILQDEHVSVWYTAPTAIRMMMKGGVELVKKYDLRPLRFLASVGEPLNPEAVVWGREAFGQPFHDNWWQTETGGIMIANYAAMDIRPGSMGRPLPGIEAAIVHRTEDGQVEIVEKPDVQGELALRPGWPSMFRGYWNEPERYKKCFADGWYLTGDLAKKDEDGYFWFVGRADDVIKTSGHLIGPFEVESVLIEHKAVAEAGVIGKPDPVAMEVVKAFVSLKDGFEPSDELRRELLGFARARLGAAVAPKEIAFLPTLPKTRSGKIMRRLLKARELGLPEGDTSTLEAGS; this is translated from the coding sequence GTGTGGTGGACTACTATCATCAAATCGCGTCGGGATTGGGAAACGGTTCCGCATCTCCACAACTACGAGAGCATCCGCTCATGCTTTTCATGGGATCGGGCCGGACAAGAGCTGGATGGGCTTCCACACAGCCAAGGCCTCAACATCGCCTATGAAGCCGTTGATCGTCATACCGATGGAGCGCACGCGTCTCATCTGGCGATAAGATGGCTGGGGAAGAACGGAACGGTCGAGAATTACTCCTACAGCCGGCTGAGCGAGCTGACGAATCGATTCGCGAACGTGCTTCAGGGGCTTGGCGTCGACAGGGGCGATCGCGTGTTTGTTCTGGCCGGACGTCTCCCAGAGCTCTATATTGCCGCGCTCGGAACCTTCAAAAATCGTAGTGTCTTCTGCCCTCTGTTTTCTGCCTTTGGCCCTGAGCCGATCCGGGCACGACTCAGCATTGGCCAGGCGAAGGTCCTCGTGACCACGAACACACTTTATCAACGGAAGGTTGCCGCAATCCGTGCGGCCATACCGAGCCTCGAACATGTCTTGCTCATCGGAGAAGACCGCCAACCTACTGCCATCGGCAGTACACACGATTTGGGCGTCCTCATGCAGCAGGCCAGTCCGTCCTTTGCTATTCAGCCCACAGATCCGGAGGACATGGCGCTACTCCACTTTACGAGCGGCACGACCGGCACACCCAAAGGTGCCATCCATGTTCATCAGGCCGTCGTTGCTCACCATATGACCGGCAAGTACGCGCTGGATTTTCACAAGAATGACGTGTTTTGGTGTACGGCAGATCCCGGCTGGGTCACGGGAACCTCCTATGGGATCATCGCCCCGCTCACCAACGGCATAACCAGCATCGTGGATGAGGCGGACTTCGATGCTGAACGCTGGTACCGCATCCTGCAAGACGAGCATGTGAGCGTGTGGTACACAGCTCCAACCGCCATTCGCATGATGATGAAAGGTGGTGTGGAGCTCGTCAAAAAATATGATCTTCGTCCCCTTCGTTTTCTCGCCAGCGTGGGCGAGCCTCTCAATCCAGAGGCCGTCGTCTGGGGACGAGAAGCGTTTGGCCAACCGTTCCACGACAATTGGTGGCAGACCGAAACGGGCGGTATCATGATCGCCAATTATGCCGCCATGGACATCCGACCCGGTTCAATGGGGCGCCCGCTGCCCGGTATTGAGGCCGCGATTGTGCACAGGACTGAAGATGGGCAGGTCGAGATCGTCGAAAAGCCCGATGTCCAGGGCGAACTGGCCCTGCGGCCGGGATGGCCCTCCATGTTTCGCGGGTATTGGAATGAACCGGAGCGATACAAGAAATGTTTCGCCGACGGCTGGTACTTGACTGGCGACCTGGCCAAGAAGGATGAAGACGGTTATTTCTGGTTCGTCGGCAGAGCAGACGACGTGATCAAGACCTCCGGCCACCTCATCGGGCCTTTCGAAGTGGAAAGCGTGCTGATCGAACACAAGGCCGTGGCGGAAGCCGGCGTCATCGGGAAGCCGGACCCGGTGGCCATGGAGGTGGTGAAAGCCTTCGTGTCGCTGAAGGATGGATTTGAGCCCAGCGATGAGTTGCGTCGTGAACTGCTCGGCTTTGCGCGCGCACGACTTGGCGCCGCCGTGGCGCCAAAGGAAATTGCGTTCTTGCCGACACTGCCGAAGACGCGCAGCGGCAAGATCATGCGAAGGCTGCTGAAAGCCAGAGAGCTGGGGTTACCTGAAGGCGATACGTCGACATTGGAGGCTGGCTCATGA
- a CDS encoding putative Universal stress protein: MRVVIGVDWSEQSFAAVSQTFQLYRPTDVTLVHGVELGILEHPVVAQAGNLQGYDDFHKAMVDAGNKALDHAATMVPPEIQSIRKVNEIGSPAQLILDSAKTLSADLVVVGVRGRNRLSEVVLGSVSHRVLLHGYRPTLIVRGAARKVQRVLIAIECREDADHIVKWLMQHPFTDPADLCILHVVVPIGVDDPYDALGTKTWWEGAERYAEELVKSTAGKLLNSRYTVSTKVTTGHAASVIEQEAKPMDLVVVTSHGRRGISRFLIGSVSHAVVHHVTCPVLVLR, encoded by the coding sequence ATGAGAGTCGTCATCGGGGTTGATTGGTCGGAACAGTCTTTCGCTGCCGTCAGCCAGACATTTCAACTTTATCGTCCAACCGACGTCACGCTGGTCCACGGCGTCGAGTTAGGGATTTTGGAACATCCGGTCGTAGCCCAGGCCGGCAACCTGCAAGGGTACGATGATTTCCACAAGGCGATGGTCGATGCAGGGAACAAAGCTCTGGATCACGCCGCCACCATGGTTCCACCAGAGATCCAGTCAATCAGGAAGGTCAATGAAATCGGCAGTCCCGCTCAGCTCATCCTCGACAGCGCCAAGACCCTCTCTGCCGACCTTGTCGTCGTCGGCGTACGTGGACGAAACCGTCTTTCGGAGGTTGTCCTCGGAAGCGTGTCCCATCGGGTGCTCTTGCACGGCTACCGCCCGACCTTGATCGTCAGAGGCGCGGCGCGCAAGGTGCAGCGTGTGCTCATCGCGATTGAGTGTCGAGAGGACGCCGACCACATCGTGAAATGGCTGATGCAGCATCCCTTCACCGATCCCGCCGACCTCTGCATCCTCCATGTCGTCGTTCCGATCGGAGTGGATGACCCCTATGACGCATTGGGGACCAAAACATGGTGGGAGGGCGCCGAGCGCTATGCAGAGGAACTAGTCAAGTCGACCGCCGGCAAACTCTTGAACTCTCGATATACAGTCAGCACGAAAGTCACCACCGGTCATGCCGCATCGGTGATTGAACAGGAGGCGAAGCCCATGGACCTCGTCGTCGTGACGTCACATGGACGCAGGGGCATTTCTCGCTTCCTCATAGGGAGTGTGTCCCATGCCGTCGTTCACCATGTGACCTGTCCAGTGCTTGTTCTACGGTGA
- a CDS encoding hypothetical protein (conserved exported protein of unknown function) translates to MKTMPTLALLFVALSTSVVLAQAIRGDSKAGQNVYEHQCLRCHGANLDGSGPDSQDLIVRPADLRSQTSRSKTDWELLVAISNGVLFSPMHSFRGKLTDEQMVDVLSYIRAMSPPDISS, encoded by the coding sequence ATGAAGACGATGCCGACTCTCGCACTCTTGTTCGTCGCCCTCTCGACCTCTGTGGTCTTGGCTCAAGCGATTCGAGGGGATTCGAAGGCCGGACAGAACGTGTATGAGCATCAGTGTCTCCGTTGCCATGGAGCTAACCTGGACGGGAGTGGACCGGACAGCCAAGATCTGATTGTCAGGCCAGCCGATCTCCGATCTCAAACCAGTCGCTCGAAGACCGATTGGGAACTACTCGTCGCGATCTCGAATGGCGTCTTGTTCAGCCCGATGCATAGCTTTCGCGGTAAGCTGACGGATGAACAAATGGTGGACGTGCTGTCCTACATCAGAGCGATGTCTCCACCGGACATCAGCAGTTAG